In the genome of Enterococcus hirae ATCC 9790, one region contains:
- a CDS encoding CopY/TcrY family copper transport repressor: protein MEEKRVLIKISDSEWEVMRVIWTLGQANAQQITQILADSMDWKVATVKTLLGRLVKKEALWTEQEGKKFIYHPAVSEMENVRSATENLFSHICAKRVGATIADLVEEATLTQEDIQQIMKQLNKKEPVETIECNCIPGQCECKKQ from the coding sequence ATGGAAGAAAAGAGAGTATTAATTAAAATCAGTGATTCTGAATGGGAAGTCATGCGAGTTATCTGGACTTTAGGTCAAGCAAATGCCCAACAAATCACTCAGATATTAGCTGATTCGATGGATTGGAAAGTAGCAACTGTTAAAACCCTTCTAGGGCGTTTGGTGAAAAAAGAAGCGCTTTGGACTGAACAAGAGGGAAAGAAATTTATTTATCATCCAGCTGTTTCCGAGATGGAAAACGTTCGAAGTGCTACTGAAAATCTCTTTTCACATATTTGTGCAAAAAGAGTCGGTGCGACAATTGCTGATTTGGTTGAAGAAGCGACATTGACCCAAGAAGATATTCAGCAGATCATGAAACAACTCAATAAAAAAGAGCCAGTCGAAACGATTGAATGTAATTGTATACCTGGCCAATGTGAATGTAAGAAACAGTAA
- the copB gene encoding copper/silver-translocating P-type ATPase CopB, which translates to MNNGIDPENETNKKGAIGKNPEEKITVEQTNTKNNLQEHGKMENMDQHHTHGHMERHQQMDHGHMSGMDHSHMDHEDMSGMNHSHMGHENMSGMDHSMHMGNFKQKFWLSLILAIPIILFSPMMGMSFPFQVTFPGSNWVVLVLATILFIYGGQPFLSGAKMELKQKSPAMMTLIAMGITVAYVYSVYSFIANLINPHTHVMDFFWELATLIVIMLLGHWIEMNAVSNASDALQKLAELLPESVKRLKKDGTEETVSLKEVHEGDRLIVRAGDKMPTDGTIDKGHTIVDESAVTGESKGVKKQVGDSVIGGSINGDGTIEITVTGTGENGYLAKVMEMVRKAQGEKSKLEFLSDKVAKWLFYVALVVGIIAFIAWLFLANLPDALERMVTVFIIACPHALGLAIPLVVARSTSIAAKNGLLLKNRNAMEQANDLDVIMLDKTGTLTQGKFTVTGIEILDEAYQEEEILKYIGALEAHANHPLAIGIMNYLKEKKITPYQAQEQKNLAGVGLEATVEDKDVKIINEKEAKRLGLKIDPERLKNYEAQGNTVSFLVVSDKLVAVIALGDVIKPEAKEFIQAIKEKNIIPVMLTGDNPKAAQAVAEYLGINEYYGGLLPDDKEAIVQRYLDQGKKVIMVGDGINDAPSLARATIGMAIGAGTDIAIDSADVVLTNSDPKDILHFLELAKETRRKMIQNLWWGAGYNIIAIPLAAGILAPIGLILSPAVGAVLMSLSTVVVALNALTLK; encoded by the coding sequence ATGAATAATGGAATAGATCCTGAGAATGAAACAAATAAAAAGGGCGCTATTGGAAAGAATCCTGAGGAAAAAATAACTGTAGAACAAACGAATACCAAGAATAATTTACAGGAACATGGAAAAATGGAAAATATGGATCAACACCATACGCATGGACACATGGAACGGCACCAACAGATGGACCATGGACACATGAGCGGAATGGATCATAGCCATATGGATCATGAAGATATGAGTGGAATGAATCATAGCCACATGGGTCATGAAAATATGAGTGGAATGGATCATTCTATGCACATGGGGAACTTTAAGCAAAAATTTTGGCTTTCTCTGATTTTAGCGATTCCGATTATTCTTTTTTCACCGATGATGGGGATGTCCTTTCCTTTTCAAGTGACGTTTCCTGGCTCTAATTGGGTGGTGTTGGTTCTGGCAACGATTTTATTTATTTATGGCGGACAACCATTCTTAAGCGGAGCCAAAATGGAATTGAAACAAAAAAGTCCAGCAATGATGACACTGATTGCTATGGGGATTACCGTCGCATATGTTTATAGTGTGTATTCTTTTATAGCCAACCTCATCAACCCCCATACACATGTCATGGATTTTTTCTGGGAATTAGCAACGTTAATCGTAATCATGTTATTGGGACATTGGATCGAAATGAATGCAGTCTCTAATGCCAGCGATGCTTTACAAAAATTAGCAGAATTATTACCTGAATCGGTAAAACGATTGAAAAAAGACGGAACTGAAGAAACCGTCTCTTTAAAAGAAGTCCATGAAGGTGATCGTCTAATTGTTCGTGCTGGAGACAAGATGCCAACGGATGGGACGATCGACAAAGGACATACCATTGTTGATGAATCTGCTGTTACGGGTGAATCCAAAGGGGTTAAAAAGCAAGTGGGCGATTCGGTCATTGGTGGATCAATTAATGGCGACGGAACAATTGAAATTACTGTAACAGGTACTGGCGAAAATGGTTACCTTGCAAAAGTAATGGAGATGGTACGAAAAGCCCAAGGAGAAAAATCTAAATTAGAGTTTCTATCAGATAAAGTAGCAAAATGGTTATTTTATGTGGCTTTAGTAGTTGGGATCATCGCCTTTATTGCTTGGCTCTTCCTAGCAAATTTACCAGATGCACTAGAACGAATGGTCACCGTGTTCATCATTGCTTGTCCGCATGCACTGGGACTTGCGATTCCATTAGTCGTTGCTCGTTCGACTTCGATCGCAGCTAAAAATGGGTTGCTTTTGAAAAATCGGAATGCGATGGAACAAGCCAATGATCTAGATGTGATCATGTTAGATAAAACAGGCACGTTGACCCAAGGAAAATTTACTGTAACTGGTATTGAGATTTTAGATGAAGCTTATCAAGAAGAAGAAATCTTGAAATATATTGGTGCTTTAGAAGCACATGCAAATCATCCTTTAGCGATTGGGATAATGAATTATTTAAAAGAAAAAAAGATTACTCCTTATCAAGCACAGGAACAAAAAAATTTAGCAGGTGTTGGTTTAGAAGCAACTGTGGAAGACAAAGATGTTAAAATTATTAATGAAAAAGAAGCAAAACGTTTAGGACTAAAAATCGACCCTGAACGATTAAAAAACTATGAAGCTCAAGGAAACACTGTCAGCTTTTTAGTAGTTTCAGATAAATTAGTGGCTGTGATTGCTCTAGGAGATGTCATTAAACCAGAAGCAAAAGAGTTTATCCAAGCGATCAAAGAAAAAAATATTATCCCAGTCATGTTGACTGGGGATAACCCCAAAGCAGCCCAAGCAGTAGCCGAATATCTTGGAATCAATGAATATTACGGCGGTCTACTGCCAGATGACAAAGAGGCGATCGTTCAAAGATATCTTGATCAAGGAAAAAAAGTGATCATGGTTGGTGACGGCATCAATGATGCGCCAAGCTTAGCACGGGCAACGATAGGTATGGCAATCGGAGCAGGAACTGATATTGCGATTGATTCTGCAGATGTTGTCTTAACGAACAGTGACCCCAAAGATATCTTGCATTTCTTAGAATTAGCAAAAGAAACAAGAAGAAAAATGATCCAAAATCTTTGGTGGGGCGCTGGTTATAATATTATTGCTATTCCTTTAGCAGCAGGAATCTTAGCACCAATCGGACTTATTTTAAGCCCAGCAGTGGGAGCAGTCTTGATGTCACTAAGTACAGTGGTCGTTGCGCTCAACGCCTTAACTTTAAAATAA
- the copA gene encoding copper-translocating P-type ATPase CopA, which translates to MATNTKMETFVITGMTCANCSARIEKELNEQPGVMSATVNLATEKASVKYTDTTTERLIKSVENIGYGAILYDEAHKQKIAEEKQTYLRKMKFDLIFSAILTLPLMLAMIAMMLGSHGPIVSFFHLSLVQLLFALPVQFYVGWRFYKGAYHALKTKAPNMDVLVAIGTSAAFALSIYNGFFPSHSHDLYFESSSMIITLILLGKYLEHTAKSKTGDAIKQMMSLQTKTAQVLRDGKEETIAIDEVMIDDILVIRPGEQVPTDGRIIAGTSALDESMLTGESVPVEKKEKDMVFGGTINTNGLIQIQVSQIGKDTVLAQIIQMVEDAQGSKAPIQQIADKISGIFVPIVLFLALVTLLVTGWLTKDWQLALLHSVSVLVIACPCALGLATPTAIMVGTGVGAHNGILIKGGEALEGAAHLNSIILDKTGTITQGRPEVTDVIGPKEIISLFYSLEHASEHPLGKAIVAYGAKVGAKTQPITDFVAHPGAGISGTINGVHYFAGTRKRLAEMNLSFDEFQEQALELEQAGKTVMFLANEEQVLGMIAVADQIKEDAKQAIEQLQQKGVDVFMVTGDNQRAAQAIGKQVGIDSDHIFAEVLPEEKANYVEKLQKAGKKVGMVGDGINDAPALALADVGIAMGSGTDIAMETADVTLMNSHLTSINQMISLSAATLKKIKQNLFWAFIYNTIGIPFAAFGFLNPIIAGGAMAFSSISVLLNSLSLNRKTIK; encoded by the coding sequence ATGGCAACGAATACCAAAATGGAAACATTTGTCATTACTGGAATGACATGTGCGAATTGTTCTGCTCGAATCGAAAAAGAACTAAATGAACAACCTGGTGTCATGTCTGCTACTGTCAATTTAGCCACTGAAAAGGCAAGTGTGAAATATACCGACACTACTACAGAAAGATTGATCAAAAGTGTCGAAAATATCGGCTATGGGGCAATTTTATATGACGAAGCGCATAAACAAAAAATTGCTGAGGAGAAACAAACCTATTTAAGAAAAATGAAGTTTGATCTTATCTTTAGTGCGATCTTGACTCTACCCTTGATGTTAGCAATGATTGCCATGATGCTTGGAAGTCATGGACCAATTGTGTCGTTCTTCCATCTGTCTCTTGTGCAGTTGCTCTTTGCTTTGCCTGTGCAATTTTATGTAGGTTGGCGCTTTTATAAAGGAGCCTATCATGCATTAAAAACTAAAGCGCCGAATATGGATGTCTTAGTTGCGATTGGAACATCTGCAGCCTTCGCATTAAGCATTTATAATGGTTTTTTCCCTAGCCATTCCCATGATCTTTATTTTGAAAGTAGCAGTATGATCATTACCTTGATTTTACTTGGAAAGTATTTAGAACATACAGCAAAAAGTAAAACAGGCGATGCCATCAAACAGATGATGTCCCTTCAGACAAAAACAGCACAAGTTTTAAGAGATGGCAAAGAAGAGACGATTGCAATTGATGAGGTCATGATCGATGACATCTTAGTGATTCGTCCTGGTGAACAAGTACCTACAGATGGACGGATCATTGCTGGCACTAGTGCATTGGATGAAAGCATGTTGACAGGAGAAAGTGTACCTGTTGAGAAAAAAGAAAAAGATATGGTTTTTGGTGGAACGATCAATACCAATGGATTGATCCAAATACAAGTTTCTCAGATAGGAAAAGATACGGTGTTGGCACAAATCATCCAAATGGTGGAAGATGCTCAAGGAAGTAAAGCACCGATCCAACAAATTGCTGACAAGATTTCAGGGATTTTCGTACCGATCGTTTTGTTTTTAGCATTGGTGACACTATTAGTTACAGGATGGCTCACGAAGGATTGGCAGTTAGCATTGCTTCATAGTGTGTCCGTTTTAGTCATTGCTTGCCCATGTGCGCTTGGTTTAGCAACACCAACTGCCATCATGGTAGGAACAGGGGTCGGTGCTCATAATGGGATATTGATCAAAGGTGGCGAAGCGTTAGAAGGAGCCGCTCATCTAAATAGTATTATTTTGGATAAAACTGGAACGATTACACAAGGCCGACCAGAAGTAACAGATGTCATCGGTCCCAAAGAGATCATTTCCCTTTTCTATTCCCTTGAACATGCTTCTGAACATCCTTTAGGAAAAGCTATTGTTGCTTATGGTGCAAAAGTCGGTGCAAAAACTCAGCCAATCACTGATTTTGTTGCTCATCCTGGTGCAGGAATCAGTGGAACGATCAACGGTGTTCATTATTTTGCTGGGACTAGAAAGAGACTAGCTGAAATGAACCTTTCATTTGATGAATTTCAAGAACAGGCGTTAGAATTAGAACAGGCAGGGAAAACAGTGATGTTTTTAGCCAACGAAGAACAGGTTCTTGGAATGATTGCCGTTGCTGATCAAATCAAAGAAGATGCAAAACAAGCAATCGAGCAACTACAACAAAAAGGTGTCGATGTGTTTATGGTTACGGGAGATAATCAACGAGCCGCTCAAGCAATCGGCAAACAAGTAGGAATTGATTCCGACCATATCTTTGCAGAAGTTTTACCTGAAGAAAAAGCCAACTATGTAGAAAAACTACAGAAAGCTGGAAAGAAAGTTGGCATGGTCGGTGATGGAATCAATGATGCCCCAGCGCTAGCTTTAGCAGATGTTGGGATTGCAATGGGAAGTGGAACCGATATTGCGATGGAAACAGCTGATGTGACATTAATGAATAGTCATTTAACTTCTATCAATCAAATGATTTCTTTATCAGCTGCCACATTAAAAAAAATCAAACAAAATTTGTTTTGGGCATTCATTTATAATACGATCGGGATTCCTTTTGCTGCCTTTGGTTTTTTAAACCCAATCATTGCTGGTGGCGCAATGGCCTTTAGTTCAATCAGTGTATTATTGAATTCTTTAAGCTTAAATCGAAAAACGATCAAATAA
- the copZ gene encoding copper chaperone CopZ: MKQEFSVKGMSCNHCVARIEEAVGRISGVKKVKVQLKKEKAVVKFDEANVQATEICQAINELGYQAEVI, from the coding sequence ATGAAACAAGAATTTTCAGTTAAAGGGATGAGTTGCAACCATTGTGTGGCTCGGATTGAAGAAGCGGTCGGAAGAATCAGTGGTGTCAAAAAAGTAAAAGTTCAGCTGAAAAAAGAAAAAGCCGTTGTGAAATTTGATGAAGCAAATGTTCAAGCGACAGAGATTTGTCAAGCAATCAATGAATTAGGCTATCAAGCAGAGGTGATTTGA